The Spirosoma foliorum genome has a window encoding:
- a CDS encoding cupin codes for MHIETYSFSDDGVIPNNRLPVILYRQVEEGNNLSAWLENRFKANNWTNNWRDIILPYDHFHSTTHEVLGVGYGSVSLQLGGKRNGLALTVSTGDVLIIPAGVGHRALTEGTNYEIVGGYPGGLAWDLMKGNLEERTLAFARIPQLALPETDPVFGTKGALLQKWNAV; via the coding sequence ATGCATATTGAAACCTATTCTTTTTCAGATGATGGTGTCATTCCCAATAACCGGCTCCCTGTTATTCTCTATCGCCAGGTAGAAGAAGGTAACAACCTGTCTGCCTGGTTGGAAAACCGTTTTAAGGCTAACAATTGGACCAATAACTGGCGCGACATTATCTTGCCTTACGATCATTTTCACAGCACAACGCACGAAGTTTTAGGGGTTGGCTATGGTTCGGTGAGTTTGCAACTTGGTGGAAAAAGAAACGGTTTGGCGTTGACTGTTTCCACGGGAGATGTGCTGATCATTCCGGCTGGTGTCGGTCATCGCGCCTTAACCGAGGGCACAAACTACGAAATCGTTGGTGGGTATCCGGGAGGCTTAGCCTGGGACTTGATGAAGGGCAATCTTGAGGAACGAACTCTTGCTTTTGCACGAATCCCTCAGCTAGCACTTCCAGAAACTGATCCCGTTTTTGGCACGAAGGGCGCTCTTTTGCAAAAATGGAATGCAGTATAA
- a CDS encoding ThuA domain-containing protein: MKSLYALIVLIIITGTNLLAQTTQKGKAKVIRTLIVDGQNNHEQWPKITFMMKRYLEETGKFSVDVKRSYYTWNGADLIEKYKIPGVQNTVALPKAKADSSFHPDFSKYDLVICNFGWNAAPWSDETQADFENFIKKGGGLVVVHAADNSFPMWPAYNKMIGLGGWGDRTEKDGPFVYYDNEGKLIRDPQPGRAGSHGAQSEFLITVRDANHPITKGMPLTWMHTKDEMYDRLRGPAENMTVLATAFSSKENKGTDRNEPMLMTINYGKGRIFHTPLGHVDYSVECVGFITCLQRGAQWAATGKVDIPIPTDFPTPNATSKRNFVE, encoded by the coding sequence ATGAAATCGCTATACGCTCTTATCGTACTGATCATTATTACGGGCACTAATTTGCTGGCCCAGACAACTCAAAAAGGAAAGGCCAAAGTCATCAGAACGCTCATTGTCGACGGGCAGAATAACCACGAACAATGGCCTAAAATCACGTTTATGATGAAGCGTTACCTCGAGGAAACGGGTAAGTTTTCGGTCGATGTAAAGCGGTCTTATTATACCTGGAACGGCGCTGATCTGATTGAAAAATATAAGATTCCGGGGGTTCAAAACACCGTAGCGTTACCCAAAGCAAAAGCCGATTCCAGTTTCCATCCCGACTTCTCGAAGTATGATCTGGTCATCTGCAATTTTGGCTGGAATGCCGCTCCCTGGTCCGACGAGACGCAGGCCGATTTTGAAAACTTTATTAAAAAAGGGGGTGGGCTGGTTGTTGTTCACGCGGCAGATAACTCGTTTCCGATGTGGCCCGCCTACAACAAAATGATCGGCCTTGGTGGTTGGGGCGATCGTACCGAAAAAGACGGTCCTTTTGTGTATTACGACAATGAGGGAAAGTTAATTAGAGACCCGCAACCCGGACGTGCCGGATCGCACGGGGCGCAGAGCGAGTTTCTGATAACGGTTCGGGACGCGAACCACCCGATCACGAAAGGTATGCCCCTAACCTGGATGCATACAAAAGATGAGATGTATGATCGCCTACGCGGTCCCGCTGAGAATATGACGGTACTTGCAACGGCTTTCTCGTCTAAAGAGAACAAAGGTACCGACCGAAACGAGCCAATGCTCATGACCATTAATTACGGGAAGGGTCGAATTTTCCATACTCCTTTGGGGCACGTCGATTATTCAGTCGAATGCGTTGGCTTCATCACCTGTTTGCAACGGGGTGCTCAGTGGGCCGCCACTGGCAAAGTCGACATTCCGATTCCCACCGATTTCCCAACGCCAAACGCCACCAGTAAACGGAATTTCGTTGAGTAA
- a CDS encoding PA0069 family radical SAM protein — protein sequence MGDYKKGRGAQFNTANSFSKHQYEFDDQRVFYDDDFPEPTVKTQFFEETPKQIISRPNSPDIGFVASINPYQGCEHGCIYCYARPTHEYWGFSAGLDFESKIMVKKNAPALLEKQFQARSYKPDVIHFSGNTDCYQPAERTYQLTRQMLALCLKYRNPVSIITKNALVLRDLDILKPMAALKLVSVAISITTLTESLRLLLEPRTVTAAQRFKTMHTLHQAGVPVGIMTAPIIPSLNDHEIPKLIEQAAKQGACWSAYTIVRLNGALGPLFTDWIQQAFPDRADRVLKQIADCHGGQLNDSRFRTRMAGEGNYAQHIAQLHRIGCQKYLSDRQPPRLRTDLFRPAGQIGLFE from the coding sequence ATGGGTGACTATAAAAAAGGTAGGGGGGCGCAGTTTAATACAGCCAATTCATTCTCAAAGCATCAGTACGAATTCGATGATCAGAGAGTTTTTTATGATGATGACTTTCCCGAACCGACAGTAAAAACACAGTTTTTCGAGGAAACCCCTAAGCAGATTATCAGTCGCCCTAACAGTCCTGATATTGGCTTTGTGGCGTCGATCAATCCATATCAGGGATGCGAACATGGTTGCATTTACTGCTATGCTCGGCCTACGCACGAGTATTGGGGGTTTTCGGCAGGTCTGGATTTTGAGAGCAAAATTATGGTGAAGAAAAACGCGCCTGCTTTGTTGGAAAAACAATTTCAAGCGCGTTCGTACAAACCCGATGTCATTCATTTTTCGGGTAACACCGATTGCTATCAACCTGCCGAGCGAACGTATCAACTCACTCGACAGATGCTGGCCCTCTGCCTGAAGTATCGTAACCCAGTTTCCATCATTACAAAAAATGCGCTGGTTCTCCGCGATCTGGATATTTTGAAGCCGATGGCTGCTCTGAAGCTGGTGAGTGTAGCTATTTCGATTACCACGTTAACAGAAAGTCTGCGCCTATTGCTGGAACCGCGTACGGTTACCGCGGCTCAACGATTTAAAACGATGCATACCTTGCATCAGGCGGGCGTACCCGTAGGCATTATGACCGCTCCGATTATTCCTTCGTTGAACGATCATGAGATTCCTAAACTGATTGAACAGGCAGCCAAACAGGGTGCTTGCTGGTCTGCCTATACGATTGTGCGCTTAAATGGAGCACTTGGTCCACTATTTACCGACTGGATTCAGCAAGCCTTTCCTGACCGCGCCGATCGTGTACTGAAGCAGATTGCCGATTGTCATGGCGGCCAGTTGAATGATTCCCGATTCAGAACCCGTATGGCAGGAGAAGGGAATTATGCACAGCACATTGCGCAACTGCATCGTATCGGTTGCCAGAAATACCTCAGCGACCGTCAACCTCCTCGACTCAGAACCGACCTATTCCGGCCAGCGGGGCAAATTGGACTGTTTGAGTAG
- a CDS encoding CobW family GTP-binding protein, whose protein sequence is MPKDVTLLTGFLGSGKTTLLNAILSDRPQTRFALIENEFGEESIDGQLVMRPDVDVTELSNGCLCCSLNDDLLNVLEALDDRRDKFDELIIETTGIADPSGVAVPFLMLPIVKRSFTLKRVICLVDAEHVEDQLRDTEEAIQQISFSDVILLNKTDRVSPDYLAQLQDTLRSLNPFAQVLLGHKEAYPVDELMRIERDTAATDQPATLLPLPLSSTNAFQPLAKGIQNRSLVRPVHQHHHHTHSSIVSLSFRFEEPFNLTRLYNQLTTLLLYQGQGIYRIKGIIADVQRPNRMILQSVGSTMTLAEGANWLPDESRISRIVFIGKLLKPEGFETLLKDCLTKDSQ, encoded by the coding sequence ATGCCCAAAGACGTGACTCTCTTAACAGGATTTCTGGGTTCCGGAAAAACTACGCTACTGAACGCCATTCTGTCTGACCGACCTCAAACTCGTTTTGCCCTGATCGAAAACGAATTTGGGGAGGAATCCATTGATGGTCAACTGGTCATGCGCCCCGATGTGGATGTGACCGAATTAAGTAATGGTTGCCTATGCTGCTCACTAAACGACGATTTGCTGAATGTGCTGGAAGCACTGGATGATCGGCGGGATAAGTTCGATGAGTTGATTATTGAAACAACGGGCATTGCCGATCCATCGGGAGTAGCTGTTCCTTTTTTGATGCTGCCAATAGTAAAACGGTCCTTCACGCTCAAACGGGTCATTTGTCTGGTGGATGCCGAACACGTTGAGGACCAATTGCGGGACACTGAGGAAGCAATCCAGCAGATTTCCTTCAGTGATGTGATCCTGTTGAATAAAACAGATCGCGTATCGCCAGACTATCTCGCTCAGTTACAGGACACATTACGAAGCCTGAACCCGTTTGCTCAGGTACTACTGGGCCACAAAGAGGCTTATCCAGTCGATGAGTTGATGCGCATAGAACGTGATACGGCCGCAACCGACCAACCTGCTACGCTACTGCCCTTGCCATTAAGTTCAACGAATGCATTTCAGCCTTTAGCCAAGGGAATTCAAAATCGATCACTAGTTCGGCCAGTCCATCAACACCATCATCATACCCATTCTTCTATCGTTTCATTAAGTTTTCGTTTCGAAGAACCTTTCAACCTGACCCGTTTATACAATCAGTTAACAACCTTGTTGTTGTATCAAGGACAGGGAATCTACCGTATCAAAGGCATTATCGCTGATGTCCAGCGACCCAATCGGATGATTCTTCAATCTGTAGGAAGTACAATGACTTTAGCCGAAGGAGCAAACTGGCTGCCAGACGAATCCCGTATTAGCCGTATTGTATTTATCGGGAAATTGCTCAAACCAGAGGGTTTTGAAACGCTATTGAAGGATTGTCTTACTAAGGACTCACAATAG
- a CDS encoding ABC-F family ATP-binding cassette domain-containing protein, whose translation MISITNLSYYLGSRALYENASLHIKPNQKIGLIGLNGTGKSTLLRIINGEYQPDGGIISKAGDVSIGFLNQDLLSYQTDDSILAVAMQAFARQNELQIKIEELLHKMETDYTDDLVDKLGKAQEEFDALDGYTIQSRAEEILEGLGFSTDDLQRPLKLFSGGWRMRVMLAKLLLEKPSLLMLDEPTNHLDLPSIQWVEKYVQNYEGSVIVVSHDREFVDNVVDTIVEVSGAKLNYYAGDYSYYMEEKALRNEIQKGAFENQQAKIRQTERFIERFKAKASKAKQAQSRVKQLERMELVDDVIDSNARVNFKFNFSQQPGRHILHLDDISKAYGEKRILTHSTARLERGDKVALIGANGRGKSTLLRIISGSEPIEGDRVLGYNVSFSFYAQHQLESLRVEDSMLDELKQANPTKSDGELRGVLGCFLFSGDDVFKKIKVLSGGEKSRVALAKVLLSQANFLLLDEPTNHLDMQSVNILIQALQQYEGTYVVVSHDRYFVSQIANKIWYIEDEQIKEYPGTYDEYEWWQEERKAQGLGPSKQPTDNSKMQPAPTPAPVTNGKATNGKPSEDERKEWQKTLKNLNRQAQESETKIAQLEERKKWLETELANPATYGDDKLMQAKNDEYRHVTAQINQLQDEWETAMLEAEEWEKKLA comes from the coding sequence ATGATTTCCATCACAAACCTCTCTTACTACCTCGGTAGCCGGGCGCTCTACGAAAATGCGTCACTCCATATCAAGCCTAACCAGAAAATTGGTCTGATTGGCCTGAACGGTACCGGCAAATCGACGCTACTCCGAATTATCAACGGCGAATACCAACCCGACGGGGGGATTATTTCCAAAGCGGGCGATGTATCGATTGGATTCCTGAATCAGGATTTGCTCTCTTATCAGACCGACGATTCGATCCTCGCTGTTGCTATGCAGGCATTTGCCCGTCAGAACGAACTGCAGATCAAGATTGAGGAGTTGCTTCATAAAATGGAGACCGATTATACCGATGATCTGGTTGATAAACTGGGCAAGGCGCAGGAAGAGTTTGATGCGCTCGATGGGTATACAATCCAGTCCAGAGCCGAAGAAATTCTGGAAGGTCTGGGCTTCTCGACCGACGATCTTCAACGGCCACTAAAGCTATTCTCCGGGGGCTGGCGAATGCGTGTAATGCTCGCCAAACTGCTGTTAGAAAAGCCTTCATTGCTGATGCTCGATGAGCCAACCAACCACCTTGACTTACCGTCGATTCAGTGGGTTGAAAAATATGTTCAGAACTACGAAGGATCTGTGATTGTGGTTTCGCACGATCGTGAATTCGTTGATAATGTGGTCGATACCATTGTTGAAGTGTCGGGGGCGAAACTGAATTACTACGCTGGCGATTACTCGTACTACATGGAGGAGAAAGCGTTGCGGAATGAAATTCAAAAAGGGGCGTTCGAAAACCAGCAGGCCAAAATTCGTCAGACAGAACGATTTATCGAACGCTTCAAAGCAAAAGCTTCGAAGGCTAAACAGGCACAAAGCCGGGTTAAGCAACTTGAGCGTATGGAGCTTGTGGATGATGTAATCGACAGTAATGCACGGGTTAATTTTAAGTTCAACTTCTCGCAACAGCCCGGTCGGCATATTCTGCACCTGGATGATATCTCGAAGGCTTATGGCGAAAAACGTATTCTGACTCACTCTACAGCCCGTCTCGAACGGGGTGATAAAGTGGCGCTGATTGGGGCCAACGGACGTGGAAAATCAACATTACTGCGCATTATTTCAGGCTCAGAACCCATCGAGGGTGACCGCGTTTTAGGTTATAACGTTTCGTTTAGCTTCTACGCTCAGCACCAACTAGAGTCGCTGCGGGTTGAAGATTCGATGCTGGACGAGCTGAAACAGGCAAACCCAACGAAATCGGATGGTGAGCTTCGGGGAGTACTCGGCTGCTTCCTGTTTTCGGGTGACGATGTCTTCAAGAAGATCAAAGTGTTGTCGGGGGGAGAGAAATCGCGGGTAGCGTTAGCAAAGGTACTGCTCTCACAGGCGAACTTCCTGCTGCTTGACGAACCGACCAACCACTTGGACATGCAGTCGGTGAATATTCTGATTCAGGCTTTGCAGCAGTACGAAGGTACGTATGTGGTTGTTTCTCACGACCGGTACTTCGTATCGCAGATTGCGAATAAAATCTGGTATATCGAAGACGAGCAGATTAAAGAATATCCGGGTACTTACGATGAATACGAATGGTGGCAGGAGGAGCGGAAAGCGCAAGGTCTTGGGCCTTCGAAGCAACCGACTGACAATTCGAAGATGCAGCCTGCACCCACGCCAGCACCCGTTACGAACGGGAAGGCTACGAATGGCAAACCATCAGAAGATGAGCGAAAAGAGTGGCAAAAAACACTCAAGAATTTGAACCGTCAGGCTCAGGAGTCGGAAACGAAAATTGCCCAGTTAGAAGAGCGAAAAAAATGGCTCGAAACCGAATTGGCGAATCCTGCTACCTATGGCGATGATAAACTGATGCAGGCTAAAAATGACGAATATCGACACGTAACGGCCCAGATCAATCAATTGCAGGATGAGTGGGAAACGGCTATGCTCGAAGCCGAGGAATGGGAGAAAAAGCTAGCCTAA
- a CDS encoding TonB-dependent receptor family protein: MGLLSSVAFIQSVSVAIGQSKSTSDSLRSHTLNAVTVKGARSIVVETLPEIHGTYLMGGKRSEVIRLSEIDANVAEKNPRQIFARIPGVFVYDMDGTGNQVNISTRGLDPHRSWENNIRQNGVITNSDMYGYPASHYSPPMESMERIEFVRGMGSLQYGAQFGGMLNYITKKADTTRRFGFETINSVGSYGLRSTYNAIGGRIGKWTYYAYYYRRHSDGYRQNSNSDSQAQFGSLQFQASKSVGISAELGRSTYTYHIPGPLTDAMFAQDPRQSSRSRNYFNPDIYIPSLKLNWKISDRTSVLWTNSAVLGARNSVQLDALATVLDTINRATGQYRARQVDIDNFNSYTTEARILHRYKLGGIGGALAAGVQLMSTDLHRRQLGVGTTASDFDLTLTAPFKRDLHFRTKNFAAFAENHFYLTDRLTVSPGIRVESGTTEMRGTISYYDNATLPRDISHHFALLGINGQYKLSNEVKLYGGWAQAYRPVVFKDIIPASVYERIDNNLKDAYGYNAEFGLEGRWQGLHVNVTVFDLLYRNRLGTVLLTNPDGDGVNYILRTNIGDSRSTGVEALLETQLFRSEKLLISGFTSTAFNNARYINGRVSTGTENRNVTGNQVESAPRWTSRNGLTARYGTASLTIQYSYVAQTFSDALNTAVPSANGAVGPVPAYSLVDLNGTWRIKRLLTIRGSINNLLNQQYFTKRPTFYPGPGVWPSDGRSAQITVGLNL, from the coding sequence GTGGGCCTATTGAGTTCTGTTGCCTTCATTCAGTCCGTATCTGTTGCCATTGGTCAAAGTAAATCCACGAGCGACTCCTTACGTTCGCATACTCTAAACGCCGTTACCGTGAAGGGGGCTCGTTCCATCGTTGTTGAGACGCTACCGGAAATACACGGGACCTACCTGATGGGCGGCAAACGGAGTGAAGTCATTCGGCTTTCTGAGATTGATGCCAACGTGGCCGAAAAGAACCCCCGGCAGATTTTTGCCCGAATTCCCGGCGTATTTGTTTACGACATGGATGGAACGGGTAATCAGGTCAACATTTCGACGCGTGGATTAGACCCGCACCGATCCTGGGAAAATAACATTCGCCAGAATGGGGTCATCACCAACTCGGATATGTATGGTTATCCTGCCAGCCACTATTCGCCACCCATGGAAAGCATGGAGCGTATTGAGTTTGTTCGGGGGATGGGCTCGCTTCAGTACGGCGCTCAATTTGGCGGTATGCTTAATTACATTACCAAAAAGGCCGACACAACACGCCGTTTTGGGTTCGAGACGATCAACTCGGTGGGGTCTTATGGCCTACGAAGTACGTACAATGCAATTGGTGGCCGGATTGGCAAGTGGACCTACTATGCCTACTATTACCGGCGGCATTCGGATGGTTATCGCCAAAATAGCAACTCGGATTCACAAGCTCAATTTGGTTCGTTGCAGTTTCAGGCGTCGAAAAGCGTAGGAATATCGGCAGAATTGGGTCGTTCGACCTATACCTACCACATTCCGGGTCCACTAACCGACGCTATGTTTGCTCAAGACCCACGCCAGTCGAGCCGGAGTCGTAACTATTTCAACCCGGACATCTACATTCCGTCGTTGAAACTGAACTGGAAAATTTCGGATCGAACCAGTGTGTTGTGGACAAACTCAGCGGTGTTGGGTGCTCGAAACAGTGTCCAGTTGGATGCTTTAGCTACGGTTCTGGACACCATTAATCGGGCAACGGGGCAGTATAGAGCCCGGCAAGTGGACATCGATAACTTCAATAGCTACACCACCGAAGCCCGGATACTGCATCGGTATAAGTTAGGGGGTATTGGGGGCGCTTTAGCCGCAGGTGTTCAGCTCATGAGTACCGATCTGCATCGTCGTCAGCTAGGTGTGGGTACTACAGCCAGTGATTTTGATCTGACTCTCACGGCTCCGTTCAAACGCGATCTACACTTTCGGACGAAGAATTTCGCGGCTTTTGCCGAAAACCACTTCTATTTGACGGATCGCCTGACGGTTTCGCCGGGTATTCGGGTCGAAAGCGGTACAACCGAGATGCGGGGAACGATCTCGTATTACGATAATGCCACGCTGCCTCGGGATATTAGCCACCATTTTGCCTTATTGGGCATCAATGGCCAGTACAAACTATCGAATGAGGTGAAACTGTACGGTGGTTGGGCGCAGGCTTATCGCCCTGTGGTTTTCAAGGACATTATTCCAGCATCAGTTTATGAGCGCATCGACAATAATCTGAAAGATGCCTATGGCTACAATGCTGAATTTGGCCTCGAAGGTCGCTGGCAGGGTTTGCATGTGAATGTGACGGTCTTCGATCTGTTGTATCGCAATCGGTTGGGTACAGTTCTGCTGACCAATCCAGATGGCGATGGTGTCAATTACATTCTTCGGACGAACATCGGCGATAGCCGGAGTACTGGCGTCGAGGCTTTGCTTGAAACCCAGCTATTCCGTTCCGAAAAATTGCTGATCAGCGGCTTTACGTCAACTGCCTTTAACAACGCCCGTTATATCAACGGTCGTGTTTCGACGGGAACGGAAAACCGGAACGTGACGGGCAATCAGGTGGAGTCGGCTCCGCGATGGACGTCTCGCAATGGCTTAACGGCTCGTTACGGAACCGCTAGTTTGACGATTCAATACAGCTACGTGGCGCAAACGTTTTCTGATGCCCTCAACACAGCGGTTCCATCGGCCAATGGTGCAGTTGGCCCCGTTCCTGCCTATAGCTTGGTAGATCTGAATGGCACTTGGCGCATCAAACGGCTGCTCACCATCCGGGGCAGTATCAACAATCTGTTGAATCAGCAGTATTTCACCAAGCGTCCTACGTTCTATCCTGGTCCCGGCGTGTGGCCTTCCGATGGTCGTAGCGCCCAAATCACAGTTGGTCTTAATCTCTAA
- a CDS encoding bestrophin family protein produces MVRYNPKEWLRFIVTFNRADTVRKLLPILIGVGFYAFVIVHILELLDLSENPHLKNFSLMHTLLSFVISMLLVFRTNTAYDRWWEGRKLWGSLVNNSRNLALKLDQLLEPDQTETREFFRAMIPNFAFALKNHLRQQSFEREFTEPSTFSLQSLHLNEHVPQQIALIIFGKVNDLQRRRVLLPEHLIILNSEIQSLMDVCGACERIKNTPIPFSYSSFIKKFISFYCLTLPLGYVSNLHYLVIPLVIFVFYVLASLEIIAEEIENPFGTDDNDLPLDTICKGIHKTVTQSFDHKLTLEPADQNSEKEKGFSYEK; encoded by the coding sequence ATGGTCAGGTACAACCCCAAAGAATGGCTCCGGTTTATTGTTACGTTTAATCGGGCCGATACGGTACGTAAATTACTGCCTATTTTAATCGGCGTAGGCTTTTACGCGTTTGTAATCGTTCATATACTCGAACTGCTCGATCTGAGCGAAAACCCGCATCTGAAGAACTTCTCACTCATGCACACGCTGCTGAGTTTCGTAATTTCGATGCTGCTGGTTTTTCGTACCAATACTGCTTACGATCGTTGGTGGGAAGGTCGAAAATTATGGGGATCGCTGGTAAACAATTCCCGAAATCTGGCGCTAAAGCTAGATCAATTACTGGAACCAGATCAAACCGAAACCCGCGAGTTTTTTCGGGCCATGATTCCCAATTTCGCCTTTGCCCTCAAAAACCATCTTCGGCAACAATCTTTTGAAAGGGAATTCACAGAACCCTCAACATTCAGCCTTCAGAGCTTACATCTGAATGAGCATGTTCCCCAACAAATTGCGTTAATCATTTTTGGCAAGGTCAATGACTTACAACGGCGAAGGGTGTTATTGCCAGAACATCTCATTATTCTAAACTCAGAAATTCAGTCCCTAATGGATGTCTGTGGCGCTTGCGAGCGAATCAAAAATACCCCTATTCCCTTTTCTTACAGTTCATTTATCAAGAAATTCATTTCCTTCTACTGCCTAACATTGCCGCTTGGGTACGTCTCCAATCTGCACTATCTGGTCATTCCGCTGGTTATATTCGTTTTTTATGTGTTGGCCAGTCTTGAAATCATCGCCGAAGAAATTGAAAACCCCTTTGGTACCGACGACAATGATTTACCCTTAGACACCATTTGCAAAGGCATTCATAAAACTGTAACACAATCTTTCGATCATAAACTTACGCTGGAACCCGCCGATCAAAACAGCGAAAAGGAAAAAGGGTTTTCGTATGAGAAATAG
- a CDS encoding HAD family hydrolase translates to MNNSQRKILLLDIGGVLLSDGWGHESREKAADVFGIDHTEMSATHNLLFSLYEAGKITLDDYLDTVVFNQPRDFSKVQFKEFMFSQSVELTDMLSWLKEWKRRSGNVRVIAVNNEGRELNQHRIKTFGLHDVFDAFVSSCEVGLTKPDPAIWRLAMSIAQVKPERCLYFDDRLLMAQAAKRLGIQAYQHQTVQETHAILEDWVQQR, encoded by the coding sequence ATGAATAATTCCCAACGAAAAATCCTGCTCCTCGACATTGGAGGGGTGCTTCTTTCCGATGGCTGGGGCCATGAATCTCGTGAGAAAGCTGCCGATGTTTTCGGTATCGATCACACGGAAATGAGTGCGACCCATAATCTTCTCTTTAGCTTATACGAAGCTGGTAAAATTACGCTCGACGACTATCTGGACACTGTGGTATTCAATCAGCCGCGCGATTTCAGTAAAGTACAGTTCAAGGAATTTATGTTTTCCCAATCGGTGGAACTGACCGATATGTTGAGTTGGCTAAAAGAGTGGAAGCGTCGAAGCGGTAACGTTCGGGTTATTGCCGTCAACAACGAAGGGCGCGAGTTAAATCAACATCGTATCAAAACATTCGGTTTGCATGACGTATTCGATGCGTTCGTTTCTTCCTGTGAAGTAGGCCTGACTAAGCCTGATCCTGCTATCTGGCGACTAGCGATGAGCATCGCTCAGGTAAAGCCGGAGCGTTGTCTTTACTTCGATGACCGACTTTTGATGGCGCAGGCGGCTAAACGACTTGGCATTCAGGCTTATCAGCATCAGACCGTTCAAGAGACGCATGCGATTCTGGAAGATTGGGTACAGCAGCGCTAA
- a CDS encoding YdcF family protein, with protein sequence MTNHLRDLAIKIWDYHHTNHQLRKADAILVLCSHDVRVAERAADLFLAGWAPLLIFSGGLGVITKSMWSEPEADLFARIAINMGVPADRILIENRSSNTGENVLFTKQLLEQHNLDLQTFIVVQKPYMERRSFATFKKVWPEKEVIVTSPQDSFDDYLSTYTNPELTPDDVISIMVGDLQRIKTYPDKGFQIPQTIPDDVWDAFDVLVKAGYNRHLPTN encoded by the coding sequence ATGACAAATCACCTACGCGACCTGGCTATCAAAATTTGGGACTATCATCATACCAACCACCAGTTACGGAAAGCAGATGCTATTTTGGTGCTGTGTAGCCACGACGTCCGGGTTGCCGAAAGGGCCGCCGATTTGTTTCTGGCAGGCTGGGCACCCTTATTAATATTTTCGGGCGGATTAGGCGTCATCACAAAATCAATGTGGTCAGAGCCCGAAGCCGACTTGTTTGCCCGTATTGCGATCAATATGGGAGTTCCCGCTGATCGAATTTTGATTGAGAACCGATCAAGCAATACCGGCGAAAACGTGTTATTTACAAAGCAGCTACTGGAGCAGCACAACCTCGACCTACAAACGTTTATTGTCGTCCAAAAACCGTATATGGAACGACGGAGCTTTGCGACCTTCAAAAAAGTGTGGCCCGAAAAAGAAGTGATCGTTACGTCGCCACAGGATTCGTTTGACGACTATTTAAGCACCTACACAAATCCAGAATTAACCCCCGATGATGTTATCAGCATTATGGTTGGTGATCTGCAACGAATAAAAACATATCCCGATAAAGGCTTCCAGATTCCACAGACCATTCCCGACGATGTGTGGGATGCCTTCGATGTTTTGGTAAAAGCAGGCTATAACCGGCATTTGCCAACAAACTAA